One window from the genome of Streptomyces sp. WZ-12 encodes:
- a CDS encoding N-acyl homoserine lactonase family protein, whose product MQTTSTHLAVHRLDLGYFVRPAVETGGPEPRVEPALAYLVEHDRGLLLFDTGIGAADPATEAHYRPQRRPLQAALTAAGASLAEISLVVNCHLHFDHCGGNPLLAGKPIVVQKVELATARRGDYTIDGLIDFPGARYEEVAGEAEIWPGVRVVPTPGHTDGHQSLVLRGPKGTVVLAGQAHDFASHHASADLTRRAARDGLAPPLPAYHPWLDRLAAFDPRRVYFAHDASVWEPPRTP is encoded by the coding sequence ATGCAGACGACCTCGACACATCTGGCGGTGCACCGCCTGGACCTGGGGTACTTCGTCCGGCCGGCGGTGGAGACCGGCGGCCCGGAGCCCCGCGTGGAGCCGGCCCTGGCCTACCTGGTGGAGCACGACCGGGGCCTGCTCCTCTTCGACACCGGCATCGGCGCCGCGGACCCGGCGACCGAGGCCCACTACCGTCCCCAACGCCGCCCGCTCCAGGCCGCGTTGACCGCCGCCGGCGCGTCGCTCGCCGAGATCTCACTCGTCGTCAACTGTCATCTGCACTTCGACCACTGCGGCGGCAACCCGCTGCTGGCCGGAAAGCCCATCGTGGTGCAGAAGGTCGAGCTGGCCACCGCGCGCCGGGGCGACTACACCATCGACGGGCTGATCGACTTCCCCGGGGCGCGCTACGAGGAGGTCGCCGGCGAGGCCGAGATCTGGCCGGGCGTCCGGGTCGTGCCGACGCCCGGCCACACCGACGGGCACCAGTCGCTGGTCCTCCGCGGCCCCAAGGGCACGGTCGTACTGGCCGGCCAGGCGCACGACTTCGCCTCGCACCACGCCAGCGCCGACCTGACCCGCCGGGCGGCCCGCGACGGCCTGGCGCCGCCGCTCCCCGCGTACCACCCCTGGCTCGACCGGCTCGCCGCGTTCGACCCGCGCCGGGTGTACTTCGCCCATGACGCCTCGGTCTGGGAGCCGCCGCGCACCCCGTAA
- a CDS encoding carboxymuconolactone decarboxylase family protein, translating to MDFPRVAPKVFKAVLALDTAAREGLDPALLELVQIRASQVNGCAYCIDYHVGDARRAGEREERIDQLSAWHDASLYTAKERAALALTEAVTRLPEGVPDAVYDEAARHFGEEELAQLIALIFTVNTWNRMNVTTRRTPGAP from the coding sequence ATGGACTTCCCCCGGGTCGCCCCGAAGGTCTTCAAGGCCGTGCTCGCCCTGGACACCGCGGCCCGCGAGGGCCTGGACCCGGCCCTGCTCGAACTGGTGCAGATCCGCGCCTCGCAGGTCAACGGGTGCGCGTACTGCATCGATTACCACGTCGGGGACGCCCGCCGGGCCGGCGAGCGCGAGGAGCGGATCGACCAGCTCAGCGCCTGGCACGACGCCAGCCTCTACACCGCGAAGGAGCGCGCCGCGCTGGCCCTCACCGAGGCGGTGACCCGGCTCCCGGAGGGCGTGCCGGACGCGGTGTACGACGAGGCCGCCCGCCACTTCGGGGAGGAGGAGCTGGCGCAGTTGATCGCGCTGATCTTCACGGTGAACACCTGGAACCGGATGAACGTCACCACGCGCCGGACGCCGGGCGCACCCTGA
- a CDS encoding nucleotide triphosphate diphosphatase NUDT15: MDSGTGRGTGAVTSRQRGDRPPQAQAVFGVGVIVLDADGRVLLGRHRAGTWELPGGKVDPGEGVRSAAARELREETGLRAEPDDVRVFTMLHDDVHGLHRITMAALVTRHEGTPYAAEPELVSAWEWHSPTALPGPLFTPSAQVLAVWRPELAIAAPAAHRLDVLSVGMTWQGGGEGPRGA; the protein is encoded by the coding sequence ATGGACAGCGGGACGGGCAGGGGCACGGGCGCGGTGACCAGCCGGCAGCGCGGTGACCGACCGCCGCAGGCGCAGGCCGTGTTCGGGGTCGGCGTGATCGTGCTGGATGCGGACGGGCGGGTCCTGCTCGGCCGGCACCGGGCGGGGACGTGGGAACTGCCCGGTGGCAAGGTCGACCCGGGCGAGGGCGTACGGTCCGCCGCGGCCCGCGAGCTGCGCGAGGAGACCGGGCTGCGCGCCGAGCCGGACGACGTCCGGGTCTTCACGATGCTGCACGACGACGTCCACGGTCTGCACCGCATCACGATGGCGGCGCTCGTCACCCGCCATGAGGGCACGCCGTATGCGGCGGAGCCGGAGTTGGTGAGCGCGTGGGAGTGGCACTCCCCGACCGCGCTGCCCGGCCCGCTGTTCACGCCGTCGGCGCAGGTACTCGCCGTGTGGCGGCCGGAGTTGGCGATCGCCGCCCCCGCGGCCCACCGCCTCGACGTACTGAGCGTCGGGATGACCTGGCAAGGAGGCGGCGAGGGCCCGAGGGGAGCGTGA
- a CDS encoding APC family permease — translation MEMHKPTAPAAPKNPGLRRDIGLIGLIWTSEGSIIGSGWLFGALFAAQAAGTAALVSWGIGAVAIVILAFVHAELGAMYPVAGGTARFPHYAFGSAAGASFGWFSWLQAVTVAPIEVMASLNYLSVHAPWVQTGKNHLTPAGYGLAVAFMAFFILVNFFGIRWLAHTNSVATWWKLAVPALTIVVMGSAVFHQDNFGYQGFAPFGVRGMLSAISTSGIIFALLGFEQADQLAGESRDPARDIPRAVLGSILIGVLVYVALQVVFIGALPHTAFAHGGWANLSFSGKAGPFAGLATTIGLGWLATLLYIDAVISPSGTGLIYVTATSRISYGLSRNGYVPVVFERTTRRGVPWFGLLVAFVIGLVVFLPFPTWQKLVGFVTSASVLMYAGAPLAFGCLRKQDPDRPRPYRLPGGLFWAPVAFIVANLIIYWAGWDTLWRLGVAIVLGYLLLGGSALLGLNPKAPHLDWKHAQWLPVYLLGMGVISWQGGFCSTGPASRVSCGATDALPLWWDIALIAAFSLVIYYWAQAVRLPDEETREYIGSVEVVTGT, via the coding sequence ATGGAGATGCACAAGCCGACCGCACCCGCCGCCCCCAAGAACCCCGGGCTGAGACGCGACATCGGGCTCATCGGGCTGATCTGGACCTCGGAGGGGTCGATCATCGGGTCCGGTTGGCTGTTCGGGGCGCTGTTCGCGGCGCAGGCGGCGGGCACCGCGGCGCTGGTCTCCTGGGGCATCGGGGCCGTCGCCATCGTCATCCTGGCGTTCGTCCACGCCGAGCTGGGCGCCATGTACCCGGTCGCGGGCGGCACCGCGCGCTTCCCGCACTACGCGTTCGGCAGCGCCGCCGGCGCGTCCTTCGGCTGGTTCTCCTGGCTGCAGGCGGTCACCGTGGCACCGATCGAGGTCATGGCGTCGCTGAACTACCTCAGCGTGCACGCCCCCTGGGTCCAGACCGGCAAGAACCATCTGACCCCGGCCGGCTACGGACTCGCCGTCGCCTTCATGGCGTTCTTCATCCTCGTCAACTTCTTCGGCATCCGATGGCTGGCCCACACCAACAGCGTGGCGACCTGGTGGAAGCTGGCCGTGCCGGCACTCACCATCGTGGTGATGGGCTCCGCCGTCTTCCACCAGGACAACTTCGGCTACCAGGGCTTCGCGCCGTTCGGCGTCCGCGGCATGCTCTCCGCGATCAGCACCAGCGGCATCATCTTCGCCCTCCTCGGCTTCGAGCAGGCCGACCAGTTGGCGGGCGAGAGCCGCGATCCGGCCCGGGACATCCCGCGCGCGGTCCTCGGCTCGATCCTCATCGGCGTGCTGGTGTACGTCGCGCTGCAGGTGGTGTTCATCGGGGCGCTGCCGCACACCGCGTTCGCGCACGGCGGCTGGGCCAACCTCTCGTTCAGCGGCAAGGCCGGCCCGTTCGCCGGCCTCGCCACCACCATCGGCCTGGGCTGGCTGGCCACGCTCCTCTACATCGACGCGGTCATCTCGCCGTCCGGGACCGGCCTGATCTATGTGACGGCCACCTCTCGGATCTCCTACGGGCTGTCCCGCAACGGCTATGTCCCGGTGGTCTTCGAGCGCACCACCCGGCGCGGTGTGCCGTGGTTCGGGCTGCTGGTCGCCTTCGTCATCGGACTCGTGGTCTTCCTGCCGTTCCCCACCTGGCAGAAGCTGGTGGGCTTCGTGACCTCCGCGAGCGTGCTGATGTACGCCGGTGCCCCGCTCGCCTTCGGTTGCCTGCGCAAGCAGGACCCGGACCGGCCGCGCCCCTACCGGCTGCCCGGTGGCCTCTTCTGGGCCCCGGTGGCCTTCATCGTCGCCAACCTGATCATCTATTGGGCGGGTTGGGACACCCTGTGGCGCCTGGGCGTGGCGATCGTCCTGGGCTATCTGCTGCTCGGCGGCTCGGCGCTGCTCGGCCTCAACCCCAAGGCCCCGCACCTGGACTGGAAGCACGCGCAGTGGCTGCCGGTGTATCTGCTGGGCATGGGCGTGATCTCCTGGCAGGGCGGCTTCTGCAGCACCGGCCCGGCGTCCAGGGTCTCCTGCGGCGCGACCGACGCCCTTCCCCTGTGGTGGGACATCGCCCTCATCGCCGCGTTCAGCCTCGTCATCTACTACTGGGCGCAGGCGGTGCGACTGCCGGACGAGGAGACGCGGGAGTACATCGGCTCGGTGGAGGTAGTGACCGGGACGTGA
- the pdxR gene encoding MocR-like pyridoxine biosynthesis transcription factor PdxR translates to MRALREAIGSGRLAPGTRLPPYRSLAKDLDLAPNTVGAAYGELVAEGWLTARQGSGTRVARRGIPLPPQRTHRTAPPPRRPAHDLAPTSPDAAEFPRAAWLAATRRALAAAPNDAFGVGDPRGRLELRTQLTEYLARARGVRTAPHRVVICTGVAQALSLLGSVLPGPVAVESYGLDFHRSLLAAAGRDLVPLPVDDHGAEVLALPATGAAAVLLTPAHQFPIGGPLHPERRAAVIDWARTTGGLVLEDDYDGEYRYDREPVGALQGLDPDRVVYLGSLSKSLSPALRLGWMVVPDHLVDALLAAKGPRELWCGALEQLAFADFLASGGYDRHLRRTRQIYRRRRDQLVATLAAHAPHITVTGIAAGLHAVLELPPGTEPETLRAAARLGLAVNGLAPYRYPDGPLPARDGLVLGYGTPPEHAFTGALQALCLALPPAPGAKG, encoded by the coding sequence ATGCGCGCGCTGCGCGAGGCGATCGGCTCCGGCCGGCTGGCCCCCGGCACCCGGCTGCCCCCGTACCGCAGCCTCGCCAAGGACCTCGACCTCGCCCCGAACACCGTCGGCGCCGCCTACGGCGAACTCGTCGCCGAGGGCTGGCTGACGGCACGGCAGGGCTCCGGCACCCGCGTGGCCCGCCGCGGCATCCCGCTCCCGCCGCAGCGCACCCACCGCACCGCGCCGCCGCCCCGGCGCCCCGCCCACGACCTGGCCCCCACCTCCCCGGACGCCGCGGAATTCCCCCGCGCCGCCTGGTTGGCCGCCACCCGCCGTGCCCTGGCCGCCGCCCCCAACGACGCCTTCGGTGTGGGCGATCCGCGCGGCCGGCTCGAACTGCGCACCCAGCTCACCGAGTACCTCGCCCGCGCCCGGGGCGTACGCACCGCGCCCCACCGGGTCGTCATCTGCACCGGGGTCGCCCAGGCGCTGTCCCTGCTCGGGTCGGTGCTGCCCGGCCCGGTGGCCGTCGAGTCCTACGGCCTGGACTTCCACCGCTCGCTGCTCGCCGCCGCCGGCCGGGACCTGGTCCCGCTTCCGGTCGACGACCACGGGGCCGAGGTCTTGGCACTGCCCGCAACCGGCGCGGCCGCCGTACTCCTCACCCCGGCCCACCAGTTCCCCATCGGCGGCCCGCTCCACCCCGAGCGCCGCGCCGCCGTCATCGACTGGGCGCGCACCACCGGCGGACTGGTGCTGGAGGACGACTACGACGGCGAGTACCGCTACGACCGCGAGCCGGTCGGCGCCCTCCAGGGACTCGACCCGGACCGCGTGGTCTACCTCGGCTCGCTCAGCAAGAGCCTGTCACCCGCGCTCCGGCTCGGCTGGATGGTGGTCCCCGACCACCTCGTCGACGCCCTCCTCGCCGCCAAGGGCCCGCGCGAACTGTGGTGCGGCGCCCTGGAACAGCTCGCCTTCGCCGACTTCCTCGCCAGCGGCGGCTACGACCGGCACCTCCGCCGCACCCGCCAGATATACCGGCGCCGTCGCGACCAACTCGTCGCCACCCTCGCCGCACACGCCCCGCACATCACGGTCACCGGCATCGCGGCCGGACTGCACGCCGTCCTCGAACTCCCGCCCGGCACCGAGCCGGAGACCCTCCGGGCCGCCGCCCGCCTGGGTCTGGCCGTCAACGGCCTCGCCCCCTACCGCTACCCCGACGGCCCGCTGCCCGCCCGGGACGGCCTGGTGCTCGGCTACGGGACCCCGCCGGAGCACGCCTTCACCGGGGCGCTCCAGGCCCTGTGCCTGGCCCTCCCGCCGGCGCCCGGGGCTAAGGGGTGA
- the rodA gene encoding rod shape-determining protein RodA has translation MSAISFPVRGTTRAKSVWGRILGRGSLVRRLDWMLFGAAFALSAIGALLVFSATRGRMELNQGDPYFFVLRHLINTGIGLALGALTLWYGHRRLRDTAAILYVVTVLLVALVLTPVGATINGSRRWIVIGGGMSIQPAEFVKVAIIIAMAVALTSRVDAGDLSQPDQRGIIRALALGGVPAALIMLTPDLGQVLGIAAIVLCMLMAAGAPKRWVVGLLGIGVVGCLAVWQFHLLDQYQINRFAAFADPALDPSGVGYNTSQARIAIGAGGLTGSGLFRGAQTNGQFVPEQQTDFVFSVAGEELGFIGASLIIALIGVVLWRACRIARQCPDLYGTVVATGIVGWMAFQAFENIGMNLGIMPVTGLPLPFVSYGGSSMFAGWVAIGLLQSIKAQRVMSA, from the coding sequence TTGAGCGCCATCAGCTTTCCCGTGCGCGGGACCACCCGCGCCAAGTCGGTCTGGGGCAGAATCCTCGGCCGGGGATCCCTGGTCCGCCGGCTCGACTGGATGCTGTTCGGCGCGGCGTTCGCGCTCTCCGCGATCGGCGCGCTGCTGGTCTTCTCCGCGACCCGCGGCCGGATGGAACTCAACCAGGGCGACCCGTACTTCTTCGTGCTGCGGCACCTCATCAACACCGGCATCGGCCTCGCCCTGGGGGCGCTGACCCTCTGGTACGGCCACCGCCGCCTACGGGACACCGCGGCCATCCTCTACGTGGTGACGGTGCTGCTGGTGGCGCTGGTGCTGACGCCGGTCGGGGCGACCATCAACGGCTCCCGGCGGTGGATCGTGATCGGCGGCGGGATGTCCATCCAGCCCGCCGAGTTCGTCAAGGTCGCGATCATCATCGCGATGGCGGTGGCGCTCACTTCGCGGGTGGACGCCGGCGATCTCTCCCAGCCGGACCAACGGGGCATCATCCGGGCCCTCGCGCTGGGCGGGGTCCCGGCGGCGCTGATCATGCTCACCCCGGACCTGGGGCAGGTGCTGGGCATCGCGGCGATCGTGCTGTGCATGCTGATGGCCGCGGGCGCGCCGAAGCGGTGGGTGGTGGGCCTGCTGGGGATCGGCGTGGTCGGCTGCCTGGCGGTCTGGCAGTTCCATCTGCTGGACCAGTACCAGATCAACCGGTTCGCCGCGTTCGCCGATCCCGCGCTCGACCCCTCGGGCGTCGGCTACAACACCAGCCAGGCGCGGATCGCGATCGGCGCGGGCGGACTGACCGGCTCCGGGCTCTTCCGCGGGGCCCAGACCAACGGCCAGTTCGTGCCCGAGCAGCAGACCGACTTCGTCTTCTCAGTCGCCGGTGAGGAACTGGGCTTCATCGGCGCGAGCCTGATCATCGCCCTCATCGGGGTGGTGCTGTGGCGGGCCTGCCGCATCGCACGGCAGTGCCCCGACCTGTACGGCACGGTCGTCGCCACCGGCATCGTGGGCTGGATGGCCTTCCAGGCGTTCGAGAACATCGGGATGAACCTCGGCATCATGCCGGTCACGGGGCTGCCACTGCCCTTCGTCAGCTACGGCGGATCGTCGATGTTCGCGGGCTGGGTCGCGATCGGGCTGCTGCAGTCGATAAAGGCACAGCGGGTGATGTCGGCCTGA
- a CDS encoding C39 family peptidase yields MPTNTTDPIDPTHPHRPTPSTLIHPVPYYSQWASPELVPAIIAGTVEAAEDPRWPEYGADNPEEYAWWSWRLCGMACLRMALAFWRHPVPTAMDLATACLDAGAYVRHEDGLHGLIYAPFASYVERHWGLLAQSRPELPREELPALIGAGRLVLLSVHPAIRDADPEPPHRGGHLVLAVGVTPDHVVIHNPSGFPGRSQEFAHVDWPTLDRAYAGRGVVLGLRD; encoded by the coding sequence ATGCCCACCAACACCACCGACCCCATCGACCCCACTCATCCCCACCGCCCCACCCCCAGCACCCTCATCCACCCCGTCCCCTACTACTCCCAGTGGGCCTCCCCGGAACTCGTCCCCGCGATCATCGCCGGCACCGTCGAGGCCGCCGAGGACCCCCGCTGGCCGGAATACGGCGCCGACAACCCCGAGGAATACGCCTGGTGGTCCTGGCGGTTGTGCGGGATGGCCTGCCTGCGGATGGCGCTCGCCTTCTGGCGACACCCGGTCCCCACCGCCATGGACCTCGCCACCGCATGCCTGGACGCCGGCGCCTACGTGCGCCACGAGGACGGCCTGCACGGCTTGATCTACGCGCCGTTCGCCTCCTATGTGGAGCGCCACTGGGGCCTGTTGGCGCAGTCCCGCCCCGAGCTCCCCCGGGAGGAGCTCCCCGCCCTGATCGGCGCCGGCCGGCTGGTGCTGCTCTCCGTCCACCCCGCCATCCGGGACGCCGACCCCGAACCGCCGCACCGGGGCGGCCACCTGGTCCTGGCCGTCGGCGTCACCCCGGACCACGTGGTGATCCACAACCCCTCCGGATTCCCCGGCCGTTCACAGGAGTTCGCCCACGTCGACTGGCCCACGCTGGACCGCGCATACGCCGGACGCGGGGTCGTCCTGGGGCTACGGGACTAG
- a CDS encoding sensor histidine kinase: MEPHAPLPRRARWTATGALSLLLVLFWLADWASVQPLTGYPHTVADFVPLATAPFFAALLLVPDRWLTVSRRAALAAAGSWAVTLALVALPTRSAAGTWGLPETAALLGILLATARRAEPPRAAVVLCVALGTAVVGGPLRMRHYGDLVNYAFVLTLAVGAVLGLGVYLRALDARRARAVAAVRQGERLELARDLHDFVAHHVTGIVVQAQAARTIRATAPEQVDAMLFGIERAGLETLDSMRRLVRVLREEEGRGVRPGELYAALAELAADFSRRGGPDVTVRIAADARRVRLAPEIETSVQRVVQEALTNVRRHAPGATTVALRAALRGPQPRSQLTVEVRNGPSGERGAAAPAGGRGGFGLVGLRERAEAVGGALTAGPLPEGGWQLTASFPVLDQGPTGGPDAGEGPDADEGPGAGDSPGTGDAPGAADRPDAGGGVARSEP; the protein is encoded by the coding sequence GTGGAACCTCATGCACCCCTTCCGCGCCGCGCCCGGTGGACGGCCACCGGCGCGCTGTCCCTGCTGCTGGTCCTGTTCTGGCTCGCCGACTGGGCGAGCGTCCAACCGCTGACCGGATACCCGCACACCGTCGCGGACTTCGTCCCGCTCGCCACCGCGCCGTTCTTCGCGGCGCTGTTGTTGGTGCCCGACCGGTGGTTGACGGTGTCGCGCCGCGCCGCGCTCGCGGCGGCCGGCTCGTGGGCGGTGACCCTCGCGCTCGTCGCCCTGCCCACCCGGAGCGCGGCCGGGACGTGGGGCCTGCCGGAGACTGCGGCGCTGTTGGGCATCCTCCTGGCCACCGCCCGGCGGGCCGAACCGCCGCGCGCGGCCGTCGTCCTGTGCGTCGCGCTCGGCACCGCCGTCGTCGGGGGCCCGCTGCGGATGCGGCACTACGGGGACCTCGTCAACTACGCCTTCGTCCTCACCCTCGCCGTCGGCGCCGTGCTCGGCCTGGGCGTCTACCTGCGCGCCCTGGACGCCCGCCGCGCCCGCGCCGTCGCCGCCGTCCGCCAGGGCGAACGGCTGGAACTCGCCCGCGATCTGCACGACTTCGTGGCGCACCACGTGACCGGCATCGTCGTCCAGGCCCAGGCCGCCCGGACGATCCGGGCCACCGCCCCCGAGCAGGTCGACGCGATGCTGTTCGGCATCGAGCGGGCGGGGCTGGAGACGCTGGACTCGATGCGTCGCCTGGTCCGGGTACTGCGCGAGGAGGAGGGCCGCGGGGTGCGCCCCGGCGAGCTGTACGCCGCGCTCGCCGAACTGGCCGCCGACTTCTCGCGGCGCGGCGGCCCGGACGTCACGGTCCGGATCGCCGCCGACGCCCGCCGCGTCCGGCTCGCCCCCGAGATCGAGACCTCCGTCCAACGCGTGGTGCAGGAGGCGCTGACCAATGTGCGCCGCCACGCGCCCGGGGCGACCACGGTCGCCCTGCGCGCCGCCCTCCGGGGTCCGCAGCCGCGGTCGCAGTTGACCGTTGAGGTGCGCAACGGCCCGTCGGGCGAGCGGGGTGCCGCCGCGCCCGCCGGCGGCCGCGGCGGCTTCGGGCTGGTCGGGCTGCGGGAGCGCGCCGAGGCGGTGGGCGGCGCGCTGACCGCCGGGCCGTTGCCCGAGGGCGGCTGGCAGCTCACCGCGTCGTTCCCCGTACTGGACCAGGGGCCCACCGGGGGGCCGGACGCCGGCGAGGGACCGGATGCGGACGAGGGGCCGGGCGCCGGCGACAGTCCGGGCACCGGTGACGCCCCCGGCGCCGCTGACCGGCCGGACGCCGGCGGTGGCGTGGCACGATCGGAGCCGTGA
- a CDS encoding MarR family winged helix-turn-helix transcriptional regulator: MAVRLLGRAEKHLDETLQRRHGLPLSEYRALCALSRPDSGPALRMGELADRIGLKDSTVTRLVGRLETQGLARRTAAPGDGRAVAAGITEAGRQRYAQATPTYRAALGASLEASTANVHLADLAAWVRTGESAAGGTPHTAEASETSEGAPQ, from the coding sequence ATGGCGGTGCGGTTGCTGGGCCGGGCGGAGAAGCACCTGGACGAGACGCTACAGCGCCGGCACGGCCTGCCGCTCTCGGAGTACCGGGCGCTGTGCGCGCTCAGCCGCCCGGACAGCGGCCCCGCGCTGCGGATGGGCGAACTGGCCGACCGGATCGGGCTGAAGGACAGCACGGTGACCCGCCTGGTCGGCCGGTTGGAGACCCAGGGGCTCGCCCGGCGGACCGCCGCCCCCGGTGACGGACGCGCGGTCGCCGCCGGCATCACCGAGGCCGGCCGGCAGCGCTACGCGCAGGCCACCCCGACCTATCGGGCGGCCCTCGGCGCGTCCCTGGAAGCTTCGACGGCCAACGTCCATCTCGCCGACCTCGCGGCGTGGGTGCGCACCGGCGAATCCGCCGCAGGAGGCACGCCCCACACAGCGGAGGCATCGGAAACATCGGAAGGGGCTCCGCAGTGA
- a CDS encoding class I SAM-dependent methyltransferase, translating to MTAAVEHYARLLAEHYTWMLGGDLDAAAAGQRTLLRDLGVRAGTDPNATLAIDLGCGPGTQPLALAGLGFAPVVAVDTSEPLLAELTAAHARAGGAPNAIRPLCRDIRGALPEAAAPASVAAIVCMGDTLPHLPAKRDVSELLRDVARALRPGGHSVATSRDLTAELHGTERFLPVRSTDDRLLTCFLEYVDDDTVLVHDLLHTRAATGWELRTSSYPKLRLAARWVADQCRAAGLEARYDEVGPRGLGVLHAVKP from the coding sequence GTGACGGCTGCCGTGGAGCACTACGCGCGCCTGCTCGCCGAGCACTACACCTGGATGCTGGGCGGCGACCTCGACGCCGCGGCCGCCGGCCAGCGGACGCTCCTGCGGGACCTGGGCGTGCGCGCGGGCACGGACCCGAACGCCACCCTCGCCATCGACCTCGGCTGCGGCCCCGGCACCCAGCCCCTGGCGCTGGCCGGCCTCGGCTTCGCGCCGGTCGTGGCCGTGGACACCAGCGAACCCCTCCTCGCCGAGCTGACCGCGGCCCACGCCCGTGCCGGTGGCGCCCCGAACGCGATCCGCCCCCTGTGCCGGGACATCCGCGGCGCGCTCCCGGAGGCGGCGGCCCCGGCGTCGGTGGCGGCCATCGTGTGCATGGGCGACACCCTGCCCCACCTGCCCGCCAAGAGGGACGTCAGCGAGCTGCTCCGCGACGTGGCCCGCGCGCTCCGGCCGGGCGGTCACTCCGTCGCGACCTCGCGCGATCTGACGGCGGAACTGCACGGCACCGAGCGGTTCCTGCCGGTCCGTAGCACCGACGACCGCCTGCTGACCTGCTTCCTCGAATACGTCGACGACGACACGGTGCTGGTCCACGACCTGCTGCACACCCGCGCGGCGACCGGTTGGGAGCTGCGCACCAGCAGCTATCCGAAGCTGCGGCTGGCCGCGCGCTGGGTGGCCGACCAGTGCCGGGCCGCCGGCCTGGAGGCCCGGTACGACGAGGTCGGGCCGCGGGGGCTGGGCGTGCTGCACGCCGTCAAGCCGTGA
- a CDS encoding class I SAM-dependent methyltransferase — MERNIRTVEDVLGLLDGLFAPAADRWTAGGASWWDGFYADRGRSVPFFVAKPDENLVSYLDRGLLTGGRALDLGCGPGRNALHLASSGFEVDAVDLSPAALAWAGERARTTGVAVRFHCGDAFASPTAPDGTPVGELVGPYDLIYDSGCFHHLPPHRRVSYLALLDRALAPGGHFGLSCFAAGAMGSELADADLYRGSGLHGGLAYSPESLRTLFADLTEVELRRMHDEPPESPHFGEPFLWTALFRRDVAP, encoded by the coding sequence GTGGAGCGCAACATCCGGACGGTGGAGGACGTACTCGGGCTGCTCGACGGCCTGTTCGCGCCGGCGGCGGATCGCTGGACGGCGGGCGGCGCCTCCTGGTGGGACGGCTTCTACGCGGACCGCGGCCGGTCGGTACCGTTCTTCGTGGCGAAGCCGGACGAGAACCTCGTCTCGTACCTCGACCGCGGGTTGCTCACCGGCGGCCGCGCCCTGGACCTGGGCTGCGGACCGGGTCGCAATGCGCTGCACCTGGCCTCGTCGGGCTTCGAGGTGGACGCCGTGGACCTCTCGCCGGCCGCCCTCGCCTGGGCCGGGGAGCGCGCCCGCACCACCGGCGTCGCGGTCCGCTTCCACTGCGGGGACGCCTTCGCCAGCCCCACCGCACCGGACGGCACCCCGGTCGGCGAACTCGTCGGCCCCTACGACCTGATCTACGACTCCGGCTGCTTCCACCACCTGCCGCCGCACCGCCGCGTCAGCTATCTCGCCCTCCTGGACCGGGCGCTGGCCCCCGGCGGCCACTTCGGCCTGAGCTGCTTCGCGGCCGGCGCGATGGGCTCCGAACTCGCGGACGCCGACCTCTACCGCGGGTCCGGCCTGCACGGCGGCCTCGCGTACAGCCCCGAGTCGCTGCGCACGCTCTTCGCCGACCTGACCGAGGTCGAGCTCCGCCGGATGCACGACGAGCCGCCGGAATCCCCCCACTTCGGGGAGCCGTTCCTTTGGACGGCCCTCTTCCGCCGGGACGTCGCACCGTAG
- a CDS encoding response regulator: MVRTGFQLILDAQPDIEVIAEVADGAACVEVARRLRPDVCLVDIRMPKLDGLDVTRALAGPDAVDPLRVVVVTTFDQDDYVYGALQGGACGFLLKDAGPGLLVEAVRAAARGDALVSPSVTVRLLERLGSYPGTAAGTTDDTGRPHRPQGSTGPQGPLTEREMDVARLVARGRTNQEICQELYVSLGTVKTHLGSIQTKLGVRNRVEIAAWAWETGAVRSR; the protein is encoded by the coding sequence ATGGTCCGCACCGGCTTCCAACTGATCCTCGACGCCCAACCGGACATCGAGGTGATCGCCGAGGTCGCCGACGGCGCGGCCTGTGTGGAGGTCGCCCGGCGGCTCCGGCCCGACGTCTGCCTGGTGGACATCCGGATGCCCAAGCTGGACGGCCTGGACGTCACCCGGGCCCTCGCCGGACCGGACGCCGTCGACCCCCTGCGGGTCGTGGTGGTGACCACCTTCGACCAGGACGACTACGTCTACGGCGCCCTCCAGGGCGGCGCCTGTGGCTTCCTCCTCAAGGACGCCGGCCCCGGCCTCCTGGTGGAGGCGGTCCGGGCCGCCGCCCGCGGCGACGCGCTGGTCTCCCCGTCGGTGACGGTACGGCTGCTGGAACGGCTGGGGTCGTACCCGGGCACCGCCGCCGGCACCACGGACGACACCGGGCGCCCTCACCGACCCCAAGGGTCCACAGGGCCCCAAGGGCCGCTCACCGAACGGGAGATGGACGTCGCCAGGCTGGTGGCGCGGGGGCGCACCAACCAGGAGATCTGCCAGGAGCTCTATGTCTCCCTCGGCACCGTGAAGACGCACCTCGGCAGCATCCAGACCAAACTGGGCGTCCGCAACCGGGTCGAGATCGCGGCCTGGGCCTGGGAAACGGGCGCGGTGCGGTCCCGTTGA